From Nicotiana tabacum cultivar K326 chromosome 20, ASM71507v2, whole genome shotgun sequence, one genomic window encodes:
- the LOC142174387 gene encoding uncharacterized protein LOC142174387: protein MDVGIIVKRRKMSARERLRIRWGALTKDKAQELERRLSAMGAWMSSGDVSTMWSTTIDYIREAAREVLGVSTGISDRHKGDWWWNEVVQGKVEAKKEAHQMLVGNICEEDRRVCMERYKISRKEVKLAVTEAKTAAYGRMYKELGKKAGIRNYLGWPS from the coding sequence atggacgttggtattataGTGAAGAGAAGGAAAATGTCTGCTCGAGAAAGACTaagaatcaggtggggagccttaactaaggataaagcccaagagttGGAGCGACGATTgtcggctatgggagcttggaTGAGCAGTGGTGATGTGAGCACTATGTGGTCAACGACAATAGACTATATAagggaggctgcgagagaggtattaggggtctcGACGGGCATCTCTGAcaggcacaaaggagactggtggtggaatgaagtggtacAAGGTAAAGTAGAAGCAAAGAAGGAGGCACATCAAATGTTAGTGGGGAACATATGTGAGGAGGATAGGCGAGtgtgcatggagaggtataagaTATCTCGGAAAGAAGTGAAGCTGGCagtcacagaggctaagactgcggcttatggCCGTATGTACAAGGAACTAGGGAAAAAGGCGGGGATAAGAAATTATTTAGGCTGGCCAAGCTGA